In Bos indicus x Bos taurus breed Angus x Brahman F1 hybrid chromosome 1, Bos_hybrid_MaternalHap_v2.0, whole genome shotgun sequence, a single window of DNA contains:
- the LOC113899255 gene encoding carbonyl reductase [NADPH] 1-like, which produces MNKFVEDTKNGVHRKEGWLDNNIYGVVKIGITALSRIQARKLSEQRGRDKILLNACCPGWVRTDMAGLKAPKSPEEGAPVYLALLPSDAKGRHGEFVSEKKLYNAELTHSSPMGPFISLSQIHQTDTYTVTNLPTQTKERKKNQSIPFKFSLGNGC; this is translated from the coding sequence ATGAACAAATTTGTGGAAGACACAAAGAACGGGGTGCATAGGAAGGAGGGCTGGCTGGATAATAATATATATGGAGTGGTGAAAATCGGCATCACGGCCCTGTCCAGAATCCAAGCCAGGAAACTGAGTGAGCAGAGAGGACGGGACAAGATCCTCCTGAATGCCTGCTGCCCAGGGTGGGTGAGAACCGACATGGCAGGACTCAAAGCCCCCAAAAGCCCAGAAGAAGGAGCCCCCGTGTACTTGGCCCTTCTGCCATCAGATGCTAAGGGCCGTCATGGAGAGTTTGTTTCCGAGAAAAAATTGTACAATGCTGAGCTCACTCACAGCTCACCCATGGGTCCCTTTATATCGCTATCCCAGATTCACCAAACAGACACTTACACTGTCACAAATCTCCCTACgcagacaaaagaaagaaaaaagaatcaaagtatCCCTTTCAAGTTCTCACTGGGAAATGGCTGCTAA
- the LOC113896463 gene encoding carbonyl reductase [NADPH] 1-like — MSSSTRVALVTGANKGLGFAIVRDLCRRFPGDVVLTARDEARGRAAVQQLQAEGLSPRFHQLDITDLQSIHALRDFLRKEYGGLDVLVNNAAIAFQLSDPTPTPIKAEMTMKTNFFGTRDICTELLPLMKPQGRVVNMSSGWGFKALESCSPELQQKLRSETITEEELVGLMNKFVEDTKNGVHRKEGWPDNNIYGVAKIGITALSRIQARKLSEQRGGDKILLNACCPGWVRTDMGGSKAFKSLEEGIETPMYLALLPSDAEGPHGQFVHEKKVAKWQFLPEFYP, encoded by the exons ATGTCGTCCTCCACCCGCGTAGCGCTGGTCACCGGGGCCAACAAGGGCCTCGGTTTTGCCATCGTGCGCGACCTGTGTCGGCGGTTCCCAGGGGACGTGGTGCTCACGGCGCGGGACGAGGCGCGGGGTCGGGCGGCCGTGCAGCAGCTGCAGGCTGAGGGCCTGAGCCCCCGTTTCCACCAGCTGGACATCACTGACCTTCAGAGCATTCACGCCCTGCGCGACTTCCTGCGCAAGGAGTACGGGGGCCTCGACGTGCTGGTCAACAATGCGGCCATCGCCTTCCAGC TTAGTGATCCCACGCCAACTCCAATTAAGGCAGAAATGAccatgaaaacaaatttttttggGACCCGGGATATATGCACAGAACTCCTGCCTCTAATGAAACCCCAAG GCAGAGTGGTGAACATGTCTAGCGGATGGGGCTTCAAAGCTCTTGAAAGCTGCAGCCCTGAACTGCAGCAGAAATTGAGAAGTGAGACCATCACGGAGGAGGAGCTGGTGGGGCTCATGAACAAGTTTGTGGAAGACACAAAGAACGGGGTGCACAGGAAGGAGGGCTGGCCAGATAATAATATATATGGAGTGGCGAAAATCGGCATCACGGCCCTGTCCAGAATCCAAGCCAGGAAACTGAGTgagcagagaggaggagacaAGATCCTCTTGAATGCCTGCTGCCCAGGGTGGGTGAGAACCGACATGGGGGGATCCAAAGCCTTCAAAAGCCTAGAAGAAGGAATAGAGACCCCCATGTACTTGGCCCTTCTGCCCTCAGATGCCGAGGGGCCTCATGGACAGTTTGTCCATGAGAAAAAAGTTGCAAAATGGCAATTCTTGCCTGAGTTCTACCCATAG